One window from the genome of Yarrowia lipolytica chromosome 1B, complete sequence encodes:
- a CDS encoding uncharacterized protein (Compare to YALI0B07359g, similar to uniprot|P49954 Saccharomyces cerevisiae YLR351c NIT3 nitrilase P2.240.f2.1), whose protein sequence is MSLKQSLKVALIQFAAGADKAANIAKVTTKVAEAAKNGAKLVVLPECFNSPYAVSAFPKYAEKIPDGETTSALSDLAKKHNLFLVGGSYPESDAGKVYNTSVAFSPSGDIISKHRKLHLFDIDVPGKITFKESETLTGGDKITLFDMEGYGKIGLGICYDIRFPEVAATAARKGAFAMIYPGAFNTTTGPLHWHLLARARAVDNQLYVIACSPAQDLNSGYHAFGHSLVSDPLGKIIAEADVDETVVYAELEPEELAAARQNIPVGTQRRFDAYDDVSKTAKVSAV, encoded by the coding sequence ATGTCTCTCAAGCAGTCTCTGAAAGTCGCACTGATCCAGTTTGCCGCCGGAGCCGACAAGGCGGCTAACATTGCCAAGGTGACCACCAAGGTGGCGGAGGCGGCGAAAAACGGAGCCAAGCTGGTGGTCCTCCCCGAATGCTTCAACTCGCCCTACGCCGTGTCGGCCTTCCCCAAATACGCCGAGAAGATCCCGGATGGCGAAACCACCTCGGCTCTGTCGGATCTGGCCAAGAAACACAACCTATTCCTGGTAGGAGGCTCATACCCGGAGTCCGACGCTGGCAAGGTCTACAACACGTCGGTGGCCTTCTCTCCCTCCGGCGACATTATCAGCAAGCACCGAAAACTGCACCTGTTCGACATTGACGTGCCCGGAAAAATCACCTTCAAGGAAAGCGAGACCCTGACCGGTGGCGACAAAATCACCCTGTTCGATATGGAGGGCTACGGCAAGATCGGCCTGGGCATCTGCTACGATATCCGGTTCCCCGAGGTGGCGGCCACCGCCGCTCGAAAGGGCGCCTTTGCCATGATCTACCCCGGCGCTTTCAATACCACCACCGGCCCGCTGCACTGGCATCTGCTTGCCCGAGCCCGAGCCGTCGACAACCAGCTGTACGTCATTGCGTGCTCCCCCGCCCAGGACCTCAACTCGGGCTACCACGCCTTTGGCCACTCGCTTGTGTCCGATCCTCTGGGCAAGATTATTGCCGAGGCCGACGTCGACGAGACCGTGGTTTACGCTGAGCTTGAGCCTGAAGAGTTGGCGGCAGCTCGACAGAACATCCCTGTTGGTACTCAGCGACGGTTCGATGCCTACGATGATGTGAGCAAGACCGCCAAGGTGAGTGCTGTTTAA
- a CDS encoding uncharacterized protein (Compare to YALI0B07381g, similar to Saccharomyces cerevisiae TUB4 (YLR212C); ancestral locus Anc_7.323, highly similar to uniprot|Q9Y882 Schizosaccharomyces japonicus Tubulin gamma chain (Gamma tubulin)): MPREIITIQAGQCGNQIGARFWEQLCREHGISPDGTFSPTTNTSTNVVDRKEVFFYQADDTRYVPRTLLLDLEPRVINSTALESPYARIYNPENVYMSADGSGAGNIFACGYSAAAKMADTLLDMLDREADGSDSLEGFMLLHSIAGGTGSGMGSFLLEQIHDRYPKKLIQTYSVFPSSSQVSDVVVQPYNSMLTLRRLAEYADSVVVLDNGALGNITAEALRVQSPTFDQTNQLVASVMSASTSTLRYPGYMHNDLACILASLVPFPRLHFLSTAYTPFSADVLDANPSGGSFAVRKTTVLDIMRRLLQPKNRMVSGSVSRQSRYVALLNIIQGEDIDPTDVHKALLRIRERNLAPFIPSTPASLQISLTRRSPYIPTSKSRVSGLSLANHTSITSVFKRTMDQFDKLYRRHAFLDQYRKEEMFSDGLGEFDEAREVVNGVVEEYKALEPLGE; the protein is encoded by the coding sequence ATGCCACGGGAAATCATTACCATCCAGGCAGGCCAGTGCGGCAACCAGATTGGCGCGCGTTTTTGGGAGCAATTGTGCCGCGAGCACGGCATTTCGCCGGACGGCACGTTTTCTCCGACTACCAACACCTCCACTAACGTGGTAGACCGCAAAGAGGTCTTCTTCTACCAAGCTGATGACACTCGCTATGTTCCTCGAACGCTGCTACTGGACTTGGAGCCACGTGtcatcaactccaccgcTCTGGAGTCCCCTTATGCGCGAATCTACAACCCCGAAAACGTGTACATGAGCGCCGACGGCTCTGGAGCAGGCAACATTTTCGCCTGTGGCTATTCGGCGGCAGCCAAGATGGCAGACACATTGTTAGACATGCTGGATCGAGAAGCAGACGGATCGGACTCGTTGGAAGGGTTCATGCTGCTCCACAGTATCGCAGGAGGAACAGGTAGCGGAATGGGCTCGTTTCTGCTGGAACAGATCCACGACCGGTACCCCAAAAAACTGATTCAGACGTATAGCGTGTTCCCGAGCTCGTCCCAGGTCTCCGACGTGGTTGTGCAGCCCTATAACAGTATGCTGACTCTGAGACGACTGGCTGAGTATGCAGACTcggtggtggttttggaCAATGGAGCGCTGGGAAACATTACGGCGGAGGCTCTGAGAGTGCAATCGCCGACCTTTGATCAGACGAACCAGCTGGTGGCAAGCGTCATGAGCGCCTCTACAAGCACATTGAGATACCCAGGATACATGCACAATGATCTGGCGTGTATTTTGGCGTCTCTGGTGCCCTTTCCTCGACTGCATTTCCTGTCTACGGCCTACACTCCGTTTTCAGCCGACGTTTTGGACGCCAATCCTTCTGGAGGGTCTTTTGCTGTCCGAAAGACCACAGTCCTTGATATCATGAGACGACTACTACAGCCCAAGAACAGAATGGTATCTGGCTCTGTTTCTAGACAGTCTCGATACGTTGCTCTGCTTAATATCATTCAGGGCGAAGATATTGACCCTACAGATGTCCACAAGGCTCTGTTACGAATCCGAGAACGAAACCTCGCGCCGTTCATTCCCTCCACTCCTGCCTCTCTGCAGATTTCTCTTACCAGACGGTCTCCATACATTCCCACGTCCAAGTCGCGTGTTTCGGGTCTGTCTCTGGCTAACCACACATCTATCACATCTGTGTTCAAGCGAACCATGGACCAGTTTGACAAGTTGTATCGAAGACACGCGTTCTTGGATCAGTATAGAAAGGAGGAAATGTTCAGCGATGGACTTGGCGAGTTTGACGAGGCCCGCGAGGTGGTCAATGGTGTCGTTGAGGAATACAAGGCGTTGGAGCCTTTGGGGGAGTAA
- a CDS encoding uncharacterized protein (Compare to YALI0B07403g, some similarities with uniprot|P38195 Saccharomyces cerevisiae YBL043w ECM13 involved in cell wall structure of biosynthesis) translates to MRLEMNLASVSSNIQAHCRKSGFEVMTNMRRKQNQNQVDLETHNITHHQNQVDAHSAPPTNSLNPLNPLNPPPDRSLQIAFDSHFSFCAIDQKTQNQQRKPLEFGATSSCSSSSCSNPTPVRFAFFSPLRVQTSSGSSRLYPLIYRGSPPPNGFSISTSIIILHNHSSTPHKMNSSIASASMAETYFLASKARHKLTKEASRPDLHLRQLVSHANLVDLLMDELAERRAKGKVNHSAPQNKNIVSSDELTQAINMSSSTPSHIMEEDESDNEYEQVSTPNYTYQAYESIEEVDDDEDDEDEEVETDSESASTTTCFYNTTNSSVDDLQAPQLYYSSSSDEEDDLEHHNTVAESDSQTLHKSGPFQVSELPLASESPIIVA, encoded by the coding sequence ATGCGTCTGGAAATGAACTTGGCATCTGTCAGCAGCAACATTCAGGCACATTGCCGGAAGTCCGGATTTGAGGTGATGACGAACATGAGAAGGAAGCAGAATCAGAACCAAGTTGACCTTGAGACCCATAACATAACACACCACCAGAACCAAGTTGACGCCCATAGCGCACCACCGACAAACTCTCTCAACCCTCTCAACCCTCTGAACCCTCCACCTGATCGAAGTTTACAAATTGCGTTCGACAGccacttttcgttttgTGCTATTGaccaaaaaacacaaaaccaacagCGCAAACCACTAGAGTTTGGTGCGACtagctcctgctcctctAGCTCTTGCTCAAACCCAACTCCCGTCCGCTTTGCGTTTTTTAGCCCTCTGCGTGTGCAAACTAGCTCTGGCTCCTCTCGGCTTTACCCACTTATATATCGAGGGTCCCCTCCCCCAAATGGCTTCTCGATATCAAcctccatcatcattcTCCACAACCATTCTTCCACGCCTCACAAGATGAACTCCTCCATCGCCTCCGCCTCCATGGCCGAAACCTACTTCCTTGCCTCCAAGGCCCGACATaagctgaccaaggaggcctCTCGACCCGATCTCCACCTGCGCCAGCTGGTGTCGCACGCCAACCTGGTGGATCTTCTCATGGACGAACTGGCCGAGCGACGGGCCAAGGGCAAGGTCAACCACTCCGCCCCTCagaacaagaacattgTCTCCTCCGACGAGTTGACCCAGGCCATCAACATGTCTTCCTCCACCCCATCGCACAttatggaggaggacgagagCGAcaacgagtacgagcagGTCTCGACTCCCAACTACACCTACCAGGCATACGAAAGCATCGAGGAGGTCGATgatgacgaagacgacgaggatgaggaggtcGAGACCGACTCCGAGTCtgcctccaccaccacctgtTTctacaacaccaccaactcTAGTGTTGACGACCTCCAGGCCCCACAACTCTACTACTCCTCTTCcagcgacgaggaggacgatcTTGAGCATCACAACACTGTCGCCGAGTCCGACTCCCAGACCCTGCACAAGTCGGGGCCTTTTCAGGTTTCCGAACTTCCCCTTGCATCCGAGTCTCCCATCATTGTCGCATAA